The Thermococcus sp. CX2 genome includes a window with the following:
- a CDS encoding RsmB/NOP family class I SAM-dependent RNA methyltransferase, translated as MGKLKLSDRQLYALIEAVKLGEEIKPSQSAKRKAFAKYRIDGWENSKLTGIFYSIQRRLGLIDEIIEELVGVSPYILDPWLRATLRVAVEAAVFRDPSEKTRGHLKGLAQFLSRRTHPFVGYYYYDLLPRVLEYVPKLDTEEKRLKWEYLFPEWFIHRMRELVGEEAEELLKALNETLPMSIRVNLLKASVDEVEDYLGNKEVRFERSERIETVLRILDPFNPEWLFNKGLAIPQEEAAAVASLILAPEPGETVVDLAAAPGGKTAHMAELMRNEGSIYAFDVDGARIKRMKEILRRSGVKIAEVIKADGRKAPEILGEEIADRVLLDAPCTSDGTIAKNPELRWRLREKNIPKVVSLQRELIESAWKLLKPGGRMLYSTCSMLPEENEELIEWFLGRHDDARLVPLKGPYDEGFLPGTMRAWPHRHRTIGFFYALLEKKE; from the coding sequence TTGGGGAAGCTCAAACTGAGCGACAGACAGCTCTACGCGCTGATCGAGGCGGTAAAACTCGGTGAGGAGATTAAACCGAGCCAGAGTGCCAAGAGAAAGGCCTTCGCGAAATACCGAATCGATGGGTGGGAGAACTCCAAGCTTACCGGTATCTTCTATTCAATTCAGCGGAGGCTCGGCCTGATAGACGAGATAATCGAGGAGCTGGTCGGGGTTTCGCCCTACATCCTCGACCCCTGGCTGAGGGCGACGCTTAGGGTTGCCGTGGAGGCTGCCGTCTTCAGGGACCCGAGCGAGAAGACGAGGGGACATTTGAAGGGCCTCGCCCAGTTTCTCTCGAGGAGAACACACCCATTCGTGGGCTATTACTACTATGACCTTCTCCCGAGGGTTCTGGAATACGTCCCCAAGCTAGACACCGAGGAGAAACGCCTCAAATGGGAATACCTGTTTCCAGAGTGGTTTATCCACAGGATGAGGGAGCTCGTTGGGGAGGAAGCAGAGGAACTTCTCAAGGCCCTTAACGAGACCCTGCCAATGAGCATAAGGGTGAATCTCCTCAAGGCGAGCGTGGATGAGGTTGAGGACTACCTGGGGAATAAGGAAGTGCGCTTCGAGAGGAGCGAGAGGATTGAGACCGTTCTGAGAATCCTTGACCCGTTCAATCCCGAGTGGCTCTTCAACAAGGGGCTTGCCATACCACAGGAAGAGGCAGCAGCGGTCGCCTCGCTCATTTTGGCTCCCGAACCCGGGGAAACGGTGGTTGATTTGGCGGCCGCTCCCGGAGGCAAGACCGCCCACATGGCCGAGCTTATGAGAAACGAAGGAAGCATTTATGCCTTCGACGTTGATGGAGCAAGGATAAAGCGCATGAAGGAAATTCTAAGGAGAAGTGGCGTTAAGATAGCTGAAGTAATCAAGGCCGACGGGAGGAAGGCTCCAGAAATCCTCGGGGAGGAGATAGCTGACAGAGTTCTCCTCGATGCCCCCTGCACGAGTGATGGAACCATAGCGAAAAACCCCGAGCTGAGATGGCGCCTCAGGGAGAAGAACATCCCTAAGGTCGTTTCCCTTCAGAGGGAGCTCATCGAGAGCGCCTGGAAGCTGCTGAAACCTGGGGGAAGGATGCTCTACTCAACCTGCTCGATGCTGCCAGAGGAGAACGAAGAGCTAATTGAATGGTTCCTGGGGAGGCACGATGATGCCCGTTTGGTTCCCCTGAAGGGCCCCTATGATGAGGGATTCCTGCCCGGAACGATGAGGGCCTGGCCCCATAGGCACAGGACGATAGGCTTCTTCTACGCCCTGCTGGAAAAGAAGGAGTAG
- a CDS encoding HD domain-containing protein: MYTEEDLLREIRELMEDDELYQMYERAFKEYHYYFETTNYIVLNIYQFNDHGPIHVLLTTRRALELLRIIKKFGIETTAEKLGKSFRWSKFIVAFGALFHDTGNMIHRINHYEFSVFLAEPIIDRLAKEFEKDDWLLLKALTLNAIYTHDEHVPCTTVEGSLVTIADGCDMEAGRSRLVHKKDRVDIHAVSALAIESVEIKEGNEEQPILIEIRMKHLAGVFQVDEILTKKVKSSVLGGKVRIRIHAGEEVMEKVI, encoded by the coding sequence GTGTACACCGAAGAGGATCTTTTGAGAGAGATTAGGGAACTAATGGAAGACGACGAGCTATATCAAATGTACGAGCGGGCATTCAAGGAATACCACTACTACTTCGAGACGACTAACTACATAGTGCTGAACATCTACCAGTTCAACGACCACGGGCCGATCCACGTTCTCCTCACAACGAGGCGGGCTCTGGAGCTGCTCAGGATCATCAAGAAGTTCGGCATCGAGACGACCGCCGAAAAGCTCGGTAAGTCCTTCCGCTGGAGCAAGTTCATAGTGGCCTTCGGCGCGCTCTTCCACGACACGGGCAACATGATACACAGAATAAACCACTACGAGTTCAGCGTCTTCCTTGCAGAGCCCATCATCGACAGGCTCGCCAAGGAGTTCGAGAAAGACGACTGGCTCCTCCTAAAGGCGCTAACGCTCAACGCCATCTACACCCACGACGAGCACGTTCCGTGCACGACGGTCGAGGGCAGCTTAGTGACAATAGCGGACGGCTGCGACATGGAGGCAGGAAGGAGCAGGCTGGTCCACAAGAAGGACCGCGTTGATATTCACGCAGTTTCGGCATTGGCTATAGAGAGCGTCGAAATCAAGGAAGGAAATGAGGAGCAGCCGATATTAATTGAGATACGCATGAAGCACCTCGCGGGAGTCTTCCAAGTGGACGAGATACTGACGAAGAAGGTCAAGAGTTCGGTACTGGGCGGGAAGGTGAGGATAAGGATACACGCCGGCGAGGAGGTAATGGAGAAGGTTATTTAA
- a CDS encoding Clp1/GlmU family protein, whose product MNKATYTEDVPEDRFELLERIASDDKPLKVMLVGGTDSGKTTLLTFLANGLLELGFRVAVIDSDVGQKGILPPATLSLAFPEERFKSPGDLKGVAHYFIGTTSPGQYAGEMAVGVRRLTDIAINEADVVLIDTTGFVTGPGLEMKRLKVELIKPELTLLLERTDELSHLRKVLAPYTEIIDLSVSQKAREHSRKERREVRKEKWKTYFSNGELIEVDLEKVAPTGTEMFRGRPLTSEEKDLLAALFKWLVIAGWKNERYTVVKADMESFPRHYSKSVIHTVDFEKLSNLLVGFIDGDGLCLGVGILKWINFSEMKAQVLTPLTPEELEKALELRFGRIRVLETGEELGLLRREEL is encoded by the coding sequence ATGAACAAAGCGACCTACACCGAAGACGTCCCGGAGGACAGGTTTGAACTCCTTGAGCGGATTGCCAGTGATGATAAGCCGCTTAAGGTAATGCTCGTCGGCGGAACTGACAGCGGAAAGACCACTCTGCTGACGTTTTTAGCAAATGGTCTCCTTGAACTGGGCTTCAGGGTCGCTGTAATCGACAGTGACGTTGGGCAGAAAGGAATTCTTCCTCCAGCGACCTTGAGCCTCGCCTTTCCGGAGGAGCGCTTCAAATCGCCGGGCGACCTGAAGGGGGTCGCTCACTACTTCATCGGAACCACTTCTCCCGGCCAGTATGCCGGAGAGATGGCGGTGGGTGTTAGGCGCCTTACCGATATAGCGATCAACGAAGCCGACGTCGTTCTTATAGATACCACCGGATTTGTAACCGGTCCGGGCCTCGAGATGAAGCGTCTTAAGGTCGAGCTGATAAAGCCCGAACTTACACTCCTCTTGGAGCGGACGGACGAGCTGAGTCATCTGAGGAAGGTCCTTGCTCCTTACACGGAGATAATTGACCTCTCCGTGAGCCAGAAGGCAAGGGAACACTCGCGGAAAGAGCGTCGGGAAGTGAGGAAAGAGAAATGGAAGACCTACTTTTCAAATGGAGAGCTCATCGAGGTGGATCTGGAGAAAGTCGCCCCAACCGGGACGGAAATGTTCCGCGGCAGACCGCTGACGTCTGAGGAAAAGGATCTCCTCGCCGCCCTGTTCAAGTGGCTCGTGATTGCAGGCTGGAAAAACGAGCGCTACACCGTCGTTAAGGCCGATATGGAAAGCTTCCCAAGGCACTATAGCAAATCCGTAATTCACACTGTGGATTTTGAGAAGCTTAGCAACCTGCTCGTTGGCTTTATAGATGGGGACGGCCTGTGCCTCGGGGTTGGCATACTCAAGTGGATAAACTTCAGCGAAATGAAAGCGCAAGTGCTTACTCCACTCACACCCGAGGAACTGGAGAAAGCCCTCGAGCTCAGGTTTGGGCGCATACGGGTGCTTGAAACAGGCGAGGAACTTGGCCTCCTTCGGAGGGAGGAGCTGTAG
- a CDS encoding 30S ribosomal protein S6e, with protein MATFKLVISNPKNGIARQVEISGEEAEKLIGKRIGDEISAKELGLNLTEIFGEEIPADAKLKITGGTDKDGFPMRPDVHGPRRVKILVSRGPGFRPKEKGERRKKTVRGNTISPEIVQINMKLVF; from the coding sequence ATGGCGACCTTTAAACTCGTCATATCGAACCCAAAGAACGGTATCGCCAGGCAGGTTGAGATAAGCGGCGAAGAGGCTGAGAAGCTCATTGGAAAGAGAATCGGAGATGAGATCTCCGCCAAGGAGCTTGGCCTCAACCTCACCGAGATATTCGGCGAGGAGATTCCGGCCGATGCCAAGCTCAAGATAACCGGCGGAACCGACAAGGACGGCTTCCCCATGAGGCCCGATGTCCACGGTCCGAGGAGGGTCAAGATCCTCGTCTCCAGGGGACCGGGTTTCAGGCCCAAGGAGAAGGGTGAGAGGAGGAAGAAGACCGTCAGGGGCAACACCATCAGCCCCGAGATCGTTCAGATCAACATGAAGCTCGTCTTCTGA
- a CDS encoding PIN domain-containing protein, producing MRREWLVIPDTNFLLVPGQFGVDIISELNRVLDVKFRIVIPNVVLQELDVIERKSRGKDLMAIRMAKKLAERFETVDIGRFGERPIDDQIFDFALNNERVVVCTNDKGLKKRLRARGIPVVYLRSKKILELEGMLE from the coding sequence ATGCGCCGCGAGTGGCTCGTTATTCCAGACACCAACTTTCTCCTCGTCCCGGGGCAGTTCGGCGTCGACATAATATCCGAGCTGAACAGGGTTCTCGATGTAAAGTTCAGGATTGTAATTCCAAACGTTGTCCTTCAGGAGCTGGACGTCATCGAAAGAAAGTCGCGCGGGAAGGACCTGATGGCCATCAGGATGGCGAAGAAGCTGGCCGAGAGGTTCGAGACCGTTGATATAGGCCGCTTTGGGGAAAGGCCGATAGACGACCAGATTTTTGACTTCGCCCTGAATAACGAGCGCGTTGTGGTCTGCACCAACGATAAGGGGCTGAAAAAGAGGCTCCGCGCGAGGGGCATTCCCGTGGTTTATCTCCGCTCGAAGAAGATACTCGAGCTTGAAGGAATGCTGGAGTGA
- a CDS encoding geranylgeranylglycerol-phosphate geranylgeranyltransferase, with amino-acid sequence MELKAFVEITRPHNCVLAGIVGLLGSIVAVGHFPDLKTSLLVFLVVTLGCAGGNTINDYFDYEIDKVNRPDRPLPRGAMDRKTALWYAMLLFAVGLALAYMINRYAFILAIIAYVTMFLYAWKLKPLPFIGNLVVAGLTGATPLYGAVAVEHLGLAGYLAICAFLVNVAREVIKDIEDVKGDLVKGAKTLPIIWGKKKAAYVGSFFALLTVIASFLPVKAGVGVGYYAMVPVDVIILYAAYLILKSQEREVARKSQKLLKMSIFLAVMAFLIAAIV; translated from the coding sequence ATGGAGCTCAAGGCGTTCGTTGAGATAACGAGGCCCCACAACTGCGTCCTCGCTGGGATAGTGGGTCTTCTAGGCTCTATAGTGGCGGTGGGCCACTTCCCGGACCTTAAAACCAGCCTGCTTGTCTTCTTAGTGGTCACCCTCGGCTGTGCCGGTGGAAACACGATAAACGACTACTTTGACTACGAGATTGATAAAGTCAACAGGCCAGATAGGCCCCTCCCGCGGGGGGCTATGGATAGAAAAACCGCCCTCTGGTACGCGATGCTCCTCTTCGCCGTCGGTCTGGCCTTGGCTTATATGATAAACCGCTACGCCTTCATCCTCGCTATCATAGCCTACGTTACGATGTTCCTCTACGCATGGAAGCTCAAGCCGCTCCCATTCATCGGGAACCTCGTGGTGGCTGGCCTTACGGGTGCGACGCCACTTTACGGTGCCGTCGCTGTTGAGCACCTCGGCCTGGCTGGCTATCTTGCCATCTGTGCCTTTCTTGTGAACGTCGCGAGGGAAGTCATCAAGGATATAGAGGACGTCAAGGGGGATTTGGTAAAAGGTGCTAAGACTCTACCCATCATATGGGGAAAGAAAAAAGCCGCCTACGTCGGGTCGTTCTTTGCCCTGTTAACGGTCATTGCCTCATTCCTGCCTGTGAAAGCTGGTGTGGGTGTTGGTTACTATGCTATGGTTCCTGTGGACGTGATTATACTCTACGCGGCCTATCTAATCCTGAAGAGCCAGGAGAGAGAGGTGGCACGCAAATCACAGAAGTTGCTCAAGATGAGCATATTCCTTGCCGTTATGGCGTTCCTGATTGCTGCAATAGTTTAG
- a CDS encoding Lrp/AsnC family transcriptional regulator: MEEKPTLTPRQIRLLRKFYDEGKTIEVHTVEKTQDELAEELGITRQALSNHLKILKELGYIRTGRGFIDLTDKALDLLGEKKGDVFVFVRIEPTKRKHVYEEIKKLRIKKIYRVTGDIDLIIEADKTRLDEILEEIASLDGVKETITHIVLEVL, translated from the coding sequence ATGGAAGAGAAACCCACCCTTACCCCAAGACAAATTAGACTGCTCAGGAAGTTCTATGACGAAGGCAAGACAATAGAGGTCCATACCGTTGAAAAGACCCAGGATGAACTTGCCGAAGAGCTGGGAATAACCAGGCAGGCTCTCAGCAACCACCTCAAGATCCTCAAAGAGCTCGGCTACATAAGAACGGGAAGGGGCTTCATCGACCTCACCGACAAGGCCCTCGACCTCCTCGGAGAGAAGAAAGGTGACGTCTTTGTCTTTGTTAGAATCGAGCCAACTAAGAGAAAGCACGTTTACGAGGAGATAAAGAAGCTCAGGATAAAGAAGATTTACAGGGTTACCGGGGATATAGACCTCATAATCGAGGCAGACAAGACCAGACTCGACGAGATACTCGAGGAGATAGCCTCACTCGACGGCGTCAAGGAGACCATCACCCATATCGTTCTCGAAGTCCTCTGA
- the eif2g gene encoding translation initiation factor IF-2 subunit gamma — MAKKKEFRQAEVNIGMVGHVDHGKTTLTKALTGIWTDTHSEELRRGITIKIGFADAEIRKCPSCGRYSNSPVCPYCGAETDFERRVSFIDAPGHEALMTTMLAGASLMDGAVLVIAANEGVMPQTREHLMALQIVGNKNIVIALNKIELVDREKVIQRYHEIKEFVKGTVAENAPIIPISALHGANVDVLLAAIEEFIPTPEHDPNKPPKMLVLRSFDVNKPGTKPEKLVGGVIGGSIVQGKLKVGDEIEIRPGVPYEEHGRIKYEPITTEIVSLQAGGRFVEEAYPGGLVGVGTKLDPFLTKGDLMAGNVVGKPGKLPPVWDELRLEVHLLERVVGTEEELKVEPIKRREVLLLNVGTARTMGLVTGLGKDEVELKLQIPICAEVGDRVAISRQVGSRWRLIGYGFIRE; from the coding sequence ATGGCAAAGAAGAAGGAGTTTAGACAGGCCGAGGTCAACATCGGAATGGTTGGTCACGTTGATCACGGTAAAACGACACTCACCAAGGCTTTAACCGGAATCTGGACAGACACCCACAGCGAGGAGCTGAGGAGAGGAATCACCATCAAGATAGGCTTTGCCGATGCCGAGATAAGGAAGTGCCCGAGCTGTGGCAGGTATTCAAACTCCCCTGTCTGCCCGTACTGCGGCGCTGAAACTGACTTCGAGAGGAGGGTTTCCTTCATCGATGCCCCCGGACACGAGGCACTCATGACGACCATGCTCGCCGGAGCTTCCCTCATGGATGGAGCCGTTCTCGTCATAGCGGCAAACGAAGGTGTTATGCCTCAGACGAGGGAGCACCTCATGGCCCTCCAGATAGTCGGCAACAAGAACATCGTCATCGCCCTCAACAAGATCGAGCTCGTCGATAGGGAGAAGGTCATACAGCGCTACCATGAGATAAAGGAATTCGTTAAGGGGACAGTGGCAGAAAACGCTCCAATAATCCCGATTTCGGCCCTGCATGGAGCGAACGTTGACGTTCTCCTGGCTGCAATAGAGGAGTTCATCCCAACGCCCGAGCACGATCCGAACAAGCCTCCAAAGATGCTCGTTCTGAGGAGCTTCGACGTCAACAAGCCCGGAACCAAGCCCGAGAAGCTCGTCGGTGGAGTCATCGGCGGTTCGATAGTCCAGGGCAAGCTCAAGGTCGGCGACGAGATAGAGATCCGCCCGGGCGTTCCTTACGAGGAGCACGGCAGGATCAAGTACGAGCCGATAACCACCGAAATCGTATCCCTCCAGGCGGGAGGAAGATTCGTCGAGGAAGCCTATCCGGGAGGTCTCGTCGGAGTGGGAACCAAGCTCGACCCGTTCCTCACCAAGGGTGACCTCATGGCTGGAAACGTCGTCGGAAAGCCGGGTAAGCTCCCGCCGGTCTGGGATGAGCTCAGGCTTGAGGTTCACCTTCTCGAGAGGGTAGTAGGAACCGAGGAGGAGCTTAAGGTCGAGCCGATTAAGAGGAGGGAAGTCCTGCTCCTCAACGTCGGCACGGCAAGGACGATGGGCCTCGTTACCGGCCTCGGAAAGGACGAAGTCGAGCTCAAGCTGCAGATACCCATCTGTGCCGAGGTCGGCGACAGGGTTGCCATCAGCAGGCAGGTCGGCAGCAGGTGGAGACTCATAGGCTACGGCTTCATCAGGGAGTGA
- a CDS encoding DUF432 domain-containing protein, whose product MFGEHELKTQFIKILDKKIHLVEMPGDKILYKRDDVRVLIKRGEGAFNVLPSPATGYGVKFLMVKFSSRIAIPPKERLTGYLSAPIDIEVKSGDVTIDRFVIGREKYALYGQDNVGVIARYHVSEFLERTPEELGVIKLVINNPTDEWKLVDKIVIPIRNSVMFYSPERAYYPLVILTTKEPYEVNNTGNPPDGTLKATHRAEPLPNFKMRW is encoded by the coding sequence ATGTTTGGAGAGCACGAGCTCAAAACGCAGTTCATCAAAATCCTCGACAAAAAAATACACCTCGTAGAGATGCCGGGGGATAAAATCCTCTACAAGCGGGACGATGTTCGGGTTCTGATAAAACGGGGCGAAGGGGCGTTTAATGTACTCCCCTCACCTGCCACGGGCTATGGAGTCAAGTTTCTCATGGTGAAGTTCTCGTCCAGAATAGCCATTCCACCCAAGGAGAGGCTCACAGGCTACCTATCCGCTCCGATAGATATAGAAGTCAAAAGTGGAGACGTTACGATAGACCGCTTCGTGATCGGCAGGGAGAAGTACGCGCTCTACGGCCAGGATAACGTAGGTGTAATAGCGCGCTATCATGTGAGCGAGTTCCTCGAGAGAACACCCGAGGAGCTCGGTGTTATAAAGCTCGTGATAAACAATCCAACCGACGAGTGGAAGCTCGTCGATAAGATTGTCATCCCGATAAGGAACAGCGTCATGTTCTACTCCCCGGAGAGGGCATACTACCCGCTCGTAATACTGACAACCAAAGAGCCCTACGAGGTCAACAACACTGGAAACCCGCCCGATGGAACATTGAAGGCCACCCACAGGGCAGAACCGCTACCAAACTTCAAGATGAGGTGGTGA
- a CDS encoding mechanosensitive ion channel family protein, which yields MANLTDNTTTTLPTGLEKPILAGITLETAIKAVVILIAMIILGRILRKIIIRESKETSLTWIINEDTADIVFRMFVLGGITWSLFEIGLMAYPILRTTVGNITFAVGFFYFAYLIARKSKDYFIMSAGRRPSPDVQIKAKIFYYTFITVAFFLSLNFAGVSTQLSALLAAAGITGIVLGFSAQTVVSNFISGVFMYFDKPLNIGDPVKIGELGGVVEDIRILSTRIRAWDGTLIRIPNEKLFNSNIINLRRYPARRVDVRIGIAYSADIEKAIEVIRETLDEMPLVLAEPEPLIFVEDLGDNAVILSIRAWAPSEKWFDVKTELISKVKKALDEAGIEIPFPQRVNWFAEPLRIKLEKET from the coding sequence ATGGCAAACTTAACGGATAATACCACCACAACTCTCCCCACAGGCCTGGAGAAACCAATACTGGCGGGGATAACATTAGAAACGGCCATCAAGGCAGTTGTTATCCTAATTGCCATGATAATCCTTGGGAGGATCCTCAGAAAAATCATAATCAGGGAATCAAAGGAGACCAGCCTCACGTGGATAATCAACGAGGACACCGCTGATATAGTGTTCCGCATGTTCGTCCTTGGGGGAATAACATGGTCCCTCTTTGAGATTGGCTTAATGGCTTACCCGATATTGCGGACGACGGTCGGGAACATAACCTTCGCGGTCGGCTTCTTTTACTTCGCCTACTTGATAGCCAGGAAGTCCAAGGACTACTTCATCATGAGCGCGGGCAGGAGGCCCTCCCCAGACGTGCAGATAAAGGCCAAAATATTCTACTATACCTTCATCACCGTGGCGTTCTTTCTGAGTCTCAACTTTGCAGGAGTCAGCACTCAACTGAGCGCCCTTCTCGCCGCGGCGGGAATAACAGGTATCGTCCTCGGTTTTTCAGCCCAGACTGTAGTTTCGAACTTCATCTCCGGAGTCTTCATGTACTTCGATAAGCCCCTTAACATCGGCGACCCAGTGAAGATAGGCGAGCTCGGGGGCGTTGTGGAGGACATAAGAATCCTGTCGACTCGGATTCGGGCTTGGGACGGCACCCTTATCAGAATTCCAAACGAAAAGCTCTTCAACAGCAACATAATCAACCTCCGGAGGTATCCAGCCAGAAGGGTGGACGTAAGGATCGGCATAGCCTACAGTGCAGACATCGAAAAGGCCATCGAGGTGATAAGGGAAACCCTCGACGAGATGCCCCTAGTCCTGGCGGAACCAGAGCCCCTCATTTTCGTCGAGGACCTTGGGGACAACGCGGTTATACTCTCGATCCGGGCATGGGCTCCGAGTGAGAAATGGTTCGACGTCAAAACGGAGCTGATATCAAAAGTGAAGAAGGCCCTTGACGAGGCCGGCATAGAGATACCCTTCCCGCAGCGCGTTAATTGGTTCGCAGAGCCGCTGAGGATAAAACTCGAAAAGGAAACCTGA
- a CDS encoding DUF434 domain-containing protein — MLPDAYLDLKYLLNRGYRKSYALEFVANHYRLTKKERHLLARCVFSDRWITEVEGKLLRPGELAGNVLAIDGFNVLITLESLLEGKAILCEDGLVRDLKYQGKYRLSERTPNLLGEIANALNELKVGEAVFLYGKNVPKSGEIRKLTEEKLVEFGLSGEVKLVKNPDSELKAFEVVATADVGIISKVPHVFDLARYVGEKLGKRPVSFQQLLRER; from the coding sequence ATGCTTCCCGATGCCTACCTCGATCTCAAGTACCTCCTCAACAGGGGCTACCGGAAAAGCTATGCATTAGAATTCGTTGCCAACCACTACAGGCTTACGAAGAAAGAGCGGCATCTTCTGGCCAGATGCGTCTTTTCTGACAGATGGATCACAGAAGTTGAGGGAAAGCTCCTCAGGCCAGGAGAGCTCGCCGGGAATGTTTTAGCAATTGACGGCTTCAACGTCCTTATAACCCTCGAATCGCTCCTCGAGGGAAAAGCGATACTCTGCGAGGACGGTCTGGTCAGGGATTTAAAATATCAGGGGAAGTACAGGCTTAGCGAAAGGACCCCGAACCTGCTCGGGGAAATAGCGAATGCTCTGAACGAGCTGAAAGTTGGAGAGGCGGTGTTCCTCTATGGAAAAAACGTCCCAAAGAGTGGCGAAATTAGGAAGCTGACGGAAGAAAAGCTGGTCGAGTTCGGTCTTTCCGGTGAGGTAAAACTTGTGAAGAACCCAGATTCCGAGCTTAAGGCCTTCGAGGTTGTTGCAACGGCAGACGTTGGAATAATCTCCAAGGTTCCCCACGTTTTCGACCTCGCGAGATACGTTGGGGAGAAGCTCGGGAAGAGACCAGTATCATTTCAGCAACTCTTGAGGGAACGATAG
- a CDS encoding preprotein translocase subunit Sec61beta: MAKEKATLPPTGAGLMRFFDEDTRAVKISPRGVIALTLILVAMELLLHAFGTQIFG; the protein is encoded by the coding sequence ATGGCAAAAGAAAAGGCGACGCTACCACCCACTGGCGCCGGTCTCATGAGGTTCTTCGACGAGGATACCAGGGCAGTAAAGATAAGTCCAAGGGGCGTTATAGCCCTCACGCTGATACTCGTTGCTATGGAGTTGCTTCTTCACGCCTTTGGAACCCAGATCTTCGGTTAA
- a CDS encoding METTL5 family protein, with protein MRKKHLAMILSRLKGFPEPKPELEQYRTPGDVAAELLWLAHSIGDIEGKVIADLGAGTGVLSAGACLMGAERVYAVEIDGKALRIARENVKSLGLENCVEFVNSDVSDFALRVDTVIMNPPFGSQVKHADRPFLMKAFEISDVTYSIHLAKPEVRRFIEAFVRDAGFSITHRITLPFEIPAQFFFHRKRLERILVDIYRFERT; from the coding sequence TTGAGGAAAAAGCACCTTGCAATGATCCTTTCAAGGCTGAAAGGCTTTCCAGAGCCGAAACCCGAGCTGGAGCAGTACAGAACCCCCGGAGACGTTGCGGCAGAATTGCTCTGGCTGGCTCACTCCATTGGAGACATTGAAGGCAAAGTCATCGCGGATTTGGGTGCCGGGACTGGAGTTCTGAGTGCAGGCGCATGCCTGATGGGGGCTGAAAGAGTCTACGCCGTTGAAATCGACGGGAAGGCTTTAAGAATCGCCAGGGAGAACGTTAAATCTCTTGGCCTTGAGAACTGTGTTGAGTTTGTAAACTCTGACGTCTCGGATTTTGCCCTCCGTGTTGATACTGTGATAATGAACCCTCCCTTTGGCAGCCAGGTGAAGCATGCCGACAGGCCCTTTCTTATGAAAGCCTTTGAGATAAGTGACGTCACTTATTCCATCCATCTCGCGAAGCCCGAGGTGAGGAGGTTCATCGAAGCGTTCGTTAGAGATGCCGGTTTTTCAATAACTCACAGGATAACTCTTCCTTTTGAGATTCCCGCCCAATTCTTCTTCCATCGAAAGAGACTGGAGAGGATTCTAGTCGATATTTACAGGTTCGAGAGGACTTAA
- the engB gene encoding GTP-binding protein EngB: MIIFVGRSNVGKSTLIFRLTGKLVKRGKRPGVTRKPVEVNWRNRRVIDMPGFGFMSGLPKARQERIKDEIVHFIEDNADEIELAVLVIDGKSALEIIERWEKRGEIPIDVEFFQFLRELGIPTIVAVNKIDKVKNLQATMNRLVEKFGLSGTWNDHRETFVPISAKFGKNLEELRRLMEKKLQEGKRKEKEPSEDFENDMGDGLLDAVE, encoded by the coding sequence ATGATAATTTTCGTGGGGAGATCGAACGTTGGCAAGAGCACGCTCATCTTTCGCCTGACCGGAAAGCTTGTTAAGCGAGGCAAGCGGCCGGGGGTTACGAGAAAGCCTGTCGAGGTCAACTGGCGCAACAGAAGGGTCATCGACATGCCGGGCTTCGGATTCATGAGCGGCCTGCCGAAGGCCAGGCAGGAGAGGATAAAGGACGAGATAGTCCACTTCATAGAAGACAACGCCGACGAAATAGAGCTCGCGGTTCTCGTCATAGACGGCAAGAGCGCGCTGGAGATAATTGAGCGCTGGGAGAAGCGCGGTGAGATACCGATTGACGTCGAGTTCTTCCAGTTCCTCCGAGAGCTGGGTATACCGACCATCGTCGCTGTGAACAAAATAGACAAGGTCAAGAACCTTCAGGCCACTATGAACCGCCTCGTGGAGAAGTTCGGGCTGAGCGGCACGTGGAACGACCACAGAGAAACCTTCGTGCCGATATCCGCCAAGTTCGGGAAGAACCTCGAGGAACTGAGGAGGCTCATGGAGAAGAAGCTCCAGGAAGGTAAGAGGAAGGAAAAAGAGCCTTCAGAGGACTTCGAGAACGATATGGGTGATGGTCTCCTTGACGCCGTCGAGTGA